From a single Streptomyces sp. NBC_00377 genomic region:
- a CDS encoding DUF1844 domain-containing protein yields the protein MSETSPAGSAETPGTPDFDEMTRDIAEVPAVEVIVTVAVNLMSAAAVKLGLTEEGDKYRDLDEARKLIHALAGLLDGSATEISSFHAAPLRDGLKSLQLAFREASLVRDEPGQGPGEKYTGPVYG from the coding sequence ATGAGTGAGACCTCCCCCGCCGGCTCCGCCGAGACCCCCGGCACTCCCGACTTCGACGAGATGACCCGCGACATCGCCGAGGTCCCCGCCGTCGAGGTGATCGTGACGGTCGCCGTCAACCTGATGAGCGCCGCCGCCGTGAAGCTGGGACTCACCGAGGAGGGCGACAAGTACAGGGACCTCGACGAGGCCCGCAAGCTGATCCACGCCCTCGCCGGACTGCTGGACGGCAGCGCGACCGAGATCAGCTCCTTCCACGCGGCGCCGCTGCGCGACGGTCTGAAGTCGCTCCAGCTGGCGTTCCGCGAGGCGTCCCTCGTCCGGGACGAGCCGGGCCAGGGCCCGGGCGAGAAGTACACGGGCCCCGTCTACGGCTGA
- a CDS encoding SseB family protein: MANKNIPDSGFPDDDGSADPRLSAALAAWAEDRTAVGPVLAALEGARLLVPVVAVLGEVEEDEKGLRREKTSDMAVPTLKAGARTALPAFTSTDSLARWDPEARPVAVPLHQALQAAAHEKADTVVLDLAGPVAFELTGPALLALAEGRTSADPLADPAVVAAVRAAVAAEPEVLSAHLGPGQADGTLALVLDPAAVPAEAARAVARRLAADETLRARLVRGLDLAVLPAGTTPPGEPLFVRN; encoded by the coding sequence GTGGCGAACAAGAACATTCCCGACTCCGGCTTCCCCGACGACGACGGCTCCGCCGACCCCCGGCTGAGCGCGGCGCTCGCCGCCTGGGCCGAGGACCGCACCGCAGTGGGCCCGGTCCTCGCGGCCCTCGAGGGCGCTCGGCTGCTCGTCCCCGTGGTGGCCGTGCTGGGTGAGGTGGAGGAGGACGAGAAGGGACTGCGCCGCGAGAAGACGAGCGACATGGCCGTGCCCACGCTGAAGGCGGGCGCCCGCACCGCGCTGCCCGCGTTCACCTCCACGGACTCGCTCGCCCGGTGGGACCCCGAGGCCCGGCCTGTCGCCGTGCCGCTGCACCAGGCGCTTCAGGCCGCCGCCCACGAGAAGGCGGACACGGTCGTCCTCGACCTGGCCGGACCGGTGGCCTTCGAACTGACAGGACCGGCGCTGCTGGCGCTCGCCGAGGGCCGTACGTCGGCCGACCCGCTCGCCGATCCTGCCGTGGTGGCGGCGGTACGGGCCGCGGTGGCCGCCGAACCGGAGGTACTCAGCGCCCACCTCGGGCCGGGACAGGCCGACGGCACCCTCGCCCTCGTCCTCGACCCGGCGGCCGTCCCCGCCGAGGCCGCCCGGGCGGTGGCCCGGCGTCTGGCCGCCGACGAGACACTGAGGGCCCGCCTGGTGCGCGGCCTCGACCTGGCGGTACTGCCGGCCGGGACGACGCCTCCTGGCGAGCCCTTGTTCGTGAGGAACTGA
- a CDS encoding sensor histidine kinase — translation MSVGMSGTRDARIAPDGSAPRPAGDLAGLGIDPDDLPDGLVVADEHGHVVCFNAAAQRITAVRAEDALGGRLDKALPLEDLEGRRWWQLTDPYGGLAIRVGQPERNLLLPGGREVLVSVRYVRTEPTGPVRRVVVSLRDTEARRRTERSHAELIATVAHELRSPLTSVKGFTATLLAKWSRFTDDQKRLMLETVDADADRVTRLIAELLDISRIDSGRLEVRRQPVDMGAAVGRHIQAYVAAGQPADRFLLRLEQPLPALWADPDKVDQVLSNLLENAVRHGEGTVTIDITPAASPREGEETGTSVTVSDEGAGIPEESMNRVFTRFWRGSKRGGTGLGLYIVKGIVEAHGGVITVGRAPGGGAEFRFTLPVSAPAYLS, via the coding sequence ATGAGCGTCGGCATGAGCGGTACACGGGATGCGCGCATCGCGCCCGACGGCTCCGCGCCCCGGCCGGCCGGTGACCTCGCCGGCCTCGGCATCGACCCCGACGACCTGCCCGACGGGCTGGTCGTCGCCGACGAACACGGCCACGTCGTCTGCTTCAACGCCGCCGCCCAGCGCATCACCGCCGTCCGCGCCGAGGACGCCCTCGGCGGGCGGCTCGACAAGGCGCTGCCGCTGGAGGACCTCGAAGGCCGCCGCTGGTGGCAGCTGACCGACCCCTACGGGGGCCTCGCCATCCGCGTCGGCCAGCCCGAGCGCAATCTGCTGCTGCCGGGCGGACGCGAAGTGCTCGTCTCGGTGCGCTACGTCCGCACCGAACCCACCGGACCCGTCCGCCGGGTCGTCGTCTCGCTCCGCGACACCGAGGCCCGTCGCCGCACCGAACGCAGCCACGCCGAGCTGATCGCCACCGTCGCCCACGAGCTGCGCTCGCCCCTGACGTCGGTGAAGGGCTTCACCGCCACCCTGCTCGCCAAGTGGTCGCGGTTCACCGACGACCAGAAGCGGCTGATGCTGGAGACCGTCGACGCCGACGCGGACCGGGTCACCCGCCTCATCGCCGAACTGCTCGACATCTCCCGCATCGACTCCGGGCGGCTGGAGGTGCGCCGCCAGCCCGTCGACATGGGCGCGGCCGTGGGACGGCACATCCAGGCGTACGTGGCCGCCGGACAGCCCGCCGACCGGTTCCTGCTGCGCCTCGAACAGCCGCTGCCCGCCCTGTGGGCCGACCCCGACAAGGTCGACCAGGTCCTCAGCAACCTCCTCGAAAATGCGGTGCGGCACGGCGAGGGAACCGTCACCATTGACATCACGCCCGCCGCGTCCCCCCGTGAAGGGGAGGAAACCGGCACATCGGTCACGGTGAGCGACGAGGGCGCAGGCATCCCGGAGGAATCCATGAACCGTGTCTTCACCCGCTTCTGGCGGGGCAGCAAGCGCGGCGGCACCGGCCTCGGGCTGTACATCGTCAAGGGCATCGTCGAAGCCCACGGCGGCGTCATCACGGTCGGCCGCGCCCCGGGCGGCGGCGCCGAGTTCCGATTTACGTTGCCCGTGAGCGCCCCGGCATATCTCAGCTGA
- the pheT gene encoding phenylalanine--tRNA ligase subunit beta, whose translation MRVPLSWLREYVDLPATETGRDVQAKLVSAGLEVETVEHLGADLKGPLVVGQVLTIEELEGFKKPIRFCTVDVGTANGTGEPQEIVCGARNFAVGDKVVVVLPGAVLPGNFAIAARKTYGKTSHGMICSGDELGMGDDGSHGIIVLPPETEVGKDAIELLELVDEVLDIAVTANRGDCLSIRGVAREAAIAYGLSLRDPALIDVPAPNAFGYPVQISEPMGCDRFTARTVTGLSPEARSPIWLSRRLQKVGMRPISLAVDITNYVMMELGQPLHAYDRSLVQGTIGVRRANEGERIVTLDGVTRELHAEDLVITDDRGPIGLAGVMGGANTEIADHDSVESLTTDVVIEAAHFDAVSVARTARRHKLSSEASKRFERGVDPQAAAAAAQRTVDLLVLLAGGTADAGVTEIIAPSAPHTISVPADHPDKVAGVEYGRETVVRRLQEIGCDVYGQDELIVTVPSWRPDLAEANDLAEEVIRLEGYESLPSTLPKPPSGRGLTHRQRLHRRVGRALAGAGYVEAPNYPFIGEQVFDQLGLAADDPARRVVKLTNPLNDEEPALRTSLLPGLLAALRRNDGRGSHDLALFETGLVFLPQEEQRVAGHLPVDRRPTDEEIAALDAVLPAQPRHVAAVLAGAREQAGWWGKGRPADWADAVEAARTVAHEAGAELTVRSGQYGPWHPGRCAELVVVVDGAERVVGHAGELHPRVLKALGLPSRTSAMELDLDVLEQVGDDTPQAPRISAFPVATQDVALVVDAFVPHAEVEAALREGAGELLEGIRLFDVYENAEQLGDGRKSLAYALRFRASDRTLTVDEASAARDAAVALAGERTGAVLRG comes from the coding sequence ATGCGGGTCCCGCTTTCCTGGCTGCGGGAGTACGTCGACCTGCCGGCCACCGAGACCGGCCGTGACGTGCAGGCCAAGCTGGTGTCGGCCGGCCTCGAGGTCGAGACGGTCGAGCACCTCGGAGCCGACCTCAAGGGCCCGCTCGTCGTGGGCCAGGTGCTCACCATCGAGGAGCTCGAAGGCTTCAAGAAGCCGATCCGCTTCTGCACCGTCGACGTCGGCACCGCCAACGGCACCGGCGAGCCGCAGGAGATCGTCTGCGGCGCCCGCAACTTCGCCGTCGGCGACAAGGTCGTGGTGGTCCTCCCGGGCGCCGTCCTGCCCGGCAACTTCGCCATCGCCGCACGCAAGACCTACGGCAAGACGTCCCACGGCATGATCTGCTCCGGCGACGAGCTGGGCATGGGCGACGACGGCAGCCACGGCATCATCGTGCTGCCGCCGGAGACCGAGGTCGGCAAGGACGCGATCGAGCTGCTGGAGCTGGTCGACGAGGTCCTCGACATCGCCGTCACCGCCAACCGCGGCGACTGCCTGTCCATCCGCGGTGTCGCCCGCGAGGCCGCCATCGCCTACGGTCTGTCGCTGCGCGACCCGGCGCTGATCGACGTGCCGGCGCCGAACGCCTTCGGCTACCCGGTGCAGATCTCCGAGCCGATGGGCTGCGACCGCTTCACCGCCCGCACCGTCACCGGTCTGAGCCCCGAGGCACGCTCCCCGATCTGGCTGTCGCGCCGGCTCCAGAAGGTCGGCATGCGCCCGATCTCGCTGGCCGTCGACATCACCAACTACGTGATGATGGAACTCGGCCAGCCGCTGCACGCCTACGACCGTTCGCTGGTCCAGGGCACCATCGGTGTGCGCCGGGCCAATGAAGGCGAGCGGATCGTCACCCTCGACGGGGTGACGCGCGAGCTGCACGCCGAGGACCTGGTGATCACCGACGACCGCGGGCCCATCGGCCTCGCCGGCGTCATGGGCGGCGCGAACACCGAGATCGCCGACCACGACAGCGTGGAGAGCCTGACGACCGACGTGGTCATCGAGGCCGCCCACTTCGACGCGGTGTCGGTCGCGCGGACGGCCCGCCGCCACAAGCTGTCCTCCGAGGCGTCCAAGCGCTTCGAGCGCGGCGTCGACCCGCAGGCCGCGGCGGCCGCCGCGCAGCGCACGGTCGACCTGCTGGTACTGCTCGCCGGCGGCACGGCCGACGCGGGCGTCACGGAGATCATCGCCCCGTCCGCCCCGCACACGATCAGCGTCCCGGCCGACCACCCGGACAAGGTCGCGGGAGTGGAGTACGGGCGTGAGACCGTCGTCCGCCGCCTCCAGGAGATCGGCTGCGACGTGTACGGGCAGGACGAGCTGATCGTCACCGTCCCGTCCTGGCGGCCCGACCTCGCCGAGGCCAACGACCTGGCGGAGGAGGTCATCCGGCTGGAGGGCTACGAGAGCCTGCCCTCCACGCTGCCCAAGCCGCCCTCCGGCCGCGGTCTCACCCACCGCCAGCGTCTGCACCGCCGCGTCGGCCGCGCGCTGGCCGGGGCCGGCTACGTCGAGGCGCCGAACTACCCGTTCATCGGAGAGCAGGTCTTCGACCAGCTCGGCCTGGCCGCCGACGACCCGGCCCGCCGGGTCGTGAAGCTCACCAACCCGCTCAACGACGAGGAGCCCGCACTCCGTACGTCGCTGCTGCCGGGGCTGCTGGCCGCCCTGCGGCGCAACGACGGCCGTGGCTCCCACGACCTGGCGCTGTTCGAGACCGGCCTGGTGTTCCTCCCCCAGGAGGAGCAGCGCGTCGCCGGGCACCTGCCCGTCGACCGCCGCCCCACCGACGAGGAGATCGCGGCCCTGGACGCCGTGCTCCCCGCGCAGCCGCGCCACGTCGCCGCCGTCCTCGCGGGCGCCCGCGAGCAGGCCGGCTGGTGGGGCAAGGGCCGTCCCGCGGACTGGGCCGACGCGGTCGAGGCGGCGCGTACCGTCGCCCACGAGGCCGGGGCCGAACTGACCGTCCGCAGCGGCCAGTACGGGCCGTGGCACCCGGGCCGGTGCGCCGAACTGGTCGTCGTCGTCGACGGCGCCGAGCGCGTCGTGGGCCACGCGGGCGAGCTGCACCCGCGGGTGCTGAAGGCACTGGGGCTGCCCTCGCGGACCTCCGCGATGGAGCTGGACCTCGATGTCCTGGAGCAGGTCGGCGACGACACACCCCAGGCGCCGCGCATCTCCGCGTTCCCGGTCGCCACGCAGGACGTCGCCCTCGTCGTCGACGCGTTCGTGCCGCACGCCGAGGTCGAGGCGGCGCTGCGCGAGGGCGCGGGCGAACTGCTGGAGGGCATCCGGCTGTTCGACGTGTACGAGAACGCGGAGCAGCTCGGTGACGGGCGCAAGTCGCTCGCGTACGCGCTGCGTTTTCGCGCGAGCGATCGGACGCTGACCGTGGACGAGGCGTCGGCCGCACGGGACGCCGCGGTTGCCCTCGCGGGCGAGCGGACGGGAGCGGTGCTGCGCGGCTGA
- the infC gene encoding translation initiation factor IF-3, translating to MWCYQGGSISTEPRINDRIRVPEVRLVGPSGEQVGIVPLAKALELAQEYDLDLVEVAASARPPVCKLMDYGKFKYESAMKAREARKNQAHTVIKEMKLRPKIDPHDYDTKKGHVVRFLKQGDKVKITIMFRGREQSRPELGYRLLQRLASDVEDLGFIESNPKQDGRNMIMVLGPHKKKTEAMAEARQAQEARKAEAKANPGRSQNAADADAVNAEGDVEVEGDVEVEDDVEVEADAEAPAEASAEA from the coding sequence GTGTGGTGCTACCAAGGAGGATCCATCAGCACCGAGCCCCGCATCAACGACCGGATTCGCGTTCCCGAAGTGCGACTTGTCGGTCCCAGTGGCGAGCAGGTCGGCATTGTGCCGCTTGCCAAGGCACTGGAGCTTGCGCAGGAGTACGACCTCGACCTGGTCGAGGTGGCGGCGAGCGCACGCCCGCCGGTCTGCAAGCTCATGGACTACGGGAAGTTCAAGTACGAGTCGGCCATGAAGGCCCGTGAGGCGCGCAAGAACCAGGCGCACACGGTCATCAAGGAAATGAAGCTCCGGCCGAAGATCGACCCGCACGACTACGACACCAAAAAGGGTCACGTCGTCCGGTTCCTCAAGCAGGGCGACAAGGTCAAGATCACGATCATGTTCCGTGGTCGCGAGCAGTCCCGGCCGGAGCTCGGCTACCGACTGCTGCAGCGTCTCGCGTCGGACGTCGAGGACCTCGGCTTCATCGAGTCGAACCCGAAGCAGGACGGCCGGAACATGATCATGGTTCTCGGCCCGCACAAGAAGAAGACCGAGGCCATGGCCGAGGCGCGCCAGGCGCAGGAGGCCCGCAAGGCCGAGGCGAAGGCCAACCCCGGCCGTTCGCAGAACGCCGCGGACGCCGACGCCGTGAACGCCGAGGGTGACGTCGAGGTCGAGGGTGACGTCGAGGTCGAGGATGACGTCGAGGTCGAGGCTGACGCCGAGGCCCCTGCCGAGGCTTCCGCCGAGGCGTGA
- the rplT gene encoding 50S ribosomal protein L20, whose product MARVKRAVNAHKKRRAILEAASGYRGQRSRLYRKAKEQVTHSLVYNYNDRKKRKGDFRRLWIQRINAAARANGITYNRFIQGLNAANIEVDRKILAELAVNDATAFAALVEVAQKALPADVNAPKAA is encoded by the coding sequence GTGGCACGCGTCAAGCGGGCAGTCAACGCCCACAAGAAGCGCCGGGCGATCCTCGAGGCGGCCTCCGGCTACCGCGGTCAGCGTTCGCGCCTGTACCGCAAGGCCAAGGAGCAGGTCACCCACTCGCTGGTCTACAACTACAACGACCGCAAGAAGCGCAAGGGCGACTTCCGTCGGCTGTGGATCCAGCGCATCAACGCGGCTGCCCGCGCCAACGGCATCACGTACAACCGCTTCATCCAGGGCCTGAACGCCGCGAACATCGAGGTCGACCGCAAGATCCTCGCCGAGCTGGCCGTGAACGACGCCACCGCGTTCGCCGCGCTGGTCGAGGTCGCGCAGAAGGCCCTCCCGGCGGATGTGAACGCGCCCAAGGCCGCGTGA
- the pheS gene encoding phenylalanine--tRNA ligase subunit alpha gives MSAPNKSYDPVEVEALKPEEIERMRDGALAAFAAASSLDALQEAKVAHTGGTSPLALANREIGALPPHAKAAAGKLVGQARGAVNKALAARQEELEAERDQRVLVEEAVDVTLPYDRVPAGARHPLTTLSERIEDVFVAMGYEVAEGPQVEAEWFNFDALNIGPDHPARGEADTFFVQGPQGGTESGVVLRTHTSPVQIRSLLGRELPVYVICPGRVYRTDELDATHTPVFHQVELLAVDEGLTMADLKGTLDHMVQSLFGEGMKTRLRPNFFPFTEPSAEMDMVCYVCRGESVGNPDRPCRTCSSEGWIELGGCGMVNPKVLAACGVDPEKYSGFAFGFGIERMLMFRHNVEDMRDMVEGDVRFTRPFGMEI, from the coding sequence ATGTCGGCACCGAACAAGTCGTACGACCCGGTAGAGGTCGAGGCCCTGAAACCGGAAGAGATCGAGCGCATGCGGGACGGCGCGCTCGCCGCCTTCGCCGCAGCGAGCTCCCTCGACGCGCTCCAGGAGGCCAAGGTCGCCCACACCGGCGGCACATCCCCGCTGGCCCTGGCCAACCGCGAGATCGGCGCGCTGCCCCCGCACGCCAAGGCGGCCGCCGGCAAGCTGGTCGGCCAGGCACGGGGCGCCGTGAACAAGGCCCTCGCCGCCCGTCAGGAGGAGCTGGAGGCCGAGCGCGACCAGCGGGTGCTGGTCGAGGAGGCGGTGGACGTCACCCTGCCGTACGACCGTGTACCGGCCGGCGCCCGCCACCCGCTCACCACCCTGTCGGAGCGCATCGAGGACGTCTTCGTGGCCATGGGCTACGAGGTCGCCGAAGGCCCGCAGGTCGAGGCGGAGTGGTTCAACTTCGACGCCCTCAACATCGGCCCGGACCACCCGGCCCGCGGCGAGGCCGACACGTTCTTCGTGCAGGGACCGCAGGGCGGCACCGAGTCCGGCGTCGTACTGCGCACCCACACCTCGCCGGTCCAGATCCGCTCGCTGCTCGGCCGTGAACTGCCGGTGTACGTGATCTGCCCCGGCCGCGTGTACCGCACCGACGAGCTCGACGCGACGCACACCCCCGTCTTCCACCAGGTCGAACTGCTGGCCGTGGACGAGGGCCTGACCATGGCCGACCTCAAGGGCACCCTGGACCACATGGTCCAGTCGCTGTTCGGCGAGGGCATGAAGACCCGGCTGCGGCCGAACTTCTTCCCGTTCACCGAGCCGTCCGCCGAGATGGACATGGTCTGCTACGTCTGCCGCGGCGAGTCCGTGGGCAACCCCGACCGCCCCTGCCGCACCTGCTCCAGCGAGGGCTGGATCGAGCTCGGCGGCTGCGGCATGGTCAACCCCAAGGTGCTGGCCGCCTGCGGCGTCGACCCGGAGAAGTACAGCGGGTTCGCCTTCGGGTTCGGCATCGAGCGGATGCTGATGTTCCGCCACAACGTCGAAGACATGCGAGACATGGTCGAGGGTGACGTCCGGTTCACCCGGCCGTTCGGGATGGAGATCTGA
- a CDS encoding transcriptional regulator, whose amino-acid sequence MQPNSLLDAILDEAGVSHAGLAAHVNQAGRTRGLALRYEHTAVARWLKGQRPRGQVPDLICEVLAVRLHRPVTLDDIGLGVPGEPSSPHGTSLSGFVERATALWRSDEQQRPHLLGAPALTGTPAVMPVWEWENPPEDVDVSRGGRHPVTSADIEMLRSARAHYEQMYRKAGGIATRSRIVGFLNAEAAPLLRGSYTDERGRQLHRATGGLVAVAGICAYDSDAHGLAQRYFHQALRLAKASGDRGLGAYVIALLVNQSLFMREYRQAVAFAEAALRAAGRHITPALSSDLYAMQAKAYAHLGDGTSALSSIRRAETAADHIRRGHEPDETGYVQPGLVNVQVAEALLCLGDLTAAAEHAAAAVDTPAHDRGRVHRLAMLSTIELRRGNTDKAVVTAVRMAEQARGMESQRLRDRLRAVREHLARSGCAGTAEAAELIDGALRVPL is encoded by the coding sequence ATGCAGCCCAACTCTCTGCTCGACGCGATCCTGGACGAGGCGGGCGTCTCGCACGCGGGCCTCGCCGCCCACGTCAACCAGGCCGGACGCACCCGCGGACTCGCGCTGCGGTACGAGCACACGGCGGTGGCCCGGTGGCTGAAGGGCCAGCGCCCGCGGGGCCAGGTGCCCGACCTGATCTGCGAGGTGCTCGCGGTACGGCTGCACCGCCCGGTCACCCTCGACGACATCGGTCTCGGCGTGCCGGGCGAGCCGTCCAGCCCGCACGGCACCTCGCTCTCCGGCTTCGTCGAGCGAGCCACCGCCCTGTGGCGCTCCGACGAGCAGCAGCGCCCGCACCTCCTCGGAGCGCCCGCCCTCACCGGCACGCCGGCCGTGATGCCGGTGTGGGAGTGGGAGAACCCGCCGGAGGACGTCGACGTCTCGCGGGGCGGCCGGCATCCCGTCACCTCGGCCGACATCGAGATGCTGCGGTCCGCCCGCGCCCACTACGAGCAGATGTACCGCAAGGCGGGCGGCATCGCGACCCGCAGCCGGATCGTCGGCTTCCTCAACGCGGAGGCGGCGCCCCTGCTGCGCGGCAGCTACACGGACGAGAGAGGCCGGCAACTGCACCGCGCGACCGGCGGGTTGGTCGCGGTCGCCGGGATCTGCGCTTATGACTCGGACGCGCACGGCCTGGCCCAGCGCTACTTCCACCAGGCGCTCAGACTGGCAAAGGCCAGTGGCGACCGGGGACTCGGGGCGTACGTCATAGCGCTGCTCGTCAACCAGTCGCTGTTCATGCGGGAGTACCGGCAGGCCGTCGCCTTCGCGGAGGCCGCGCTGCGGGCGGCGGGACGCCACATCACGCCCGCCCTCTCCTCCGATCTGTACGCGATGCAGGCGAAGGCGTACGCCCACCTCGGCGACGGCACGAGTGCCCTGTCGTCCATCCGGCGTGCCGAGACGGCCGCCGATCACATCCGGCGCGGACACGAGCCCGACGAGACCGGCTATGTCCAGCCGGGGCTGGTCAACGTCCAGGTGGCGGAGGCACTGCTGTGTCTCGGTGACCTCACCGCCGCCGCCGAGCATGCCGCGGCCGCCGTAGACACGCCGGCGCACGACCGGGGGCGCGTGCACCGGCTCGCCATGCTCAGCACGATCGAACTGCGCCGGGGCAACACCGACAAGGCGGTGGTCACCGCGGTCCGGATGGCCGAGCAGGCCCGGGGGATGGAGTCCCAGCGTCTGCGCGACAGACTCCGGGCGGTGCGCGAGCACCTGGCGCGCAGCGGCTGCGCGGGAACGGCCGAGGCCGCCGAACTCATCGACGGGGCACTGCGCGTACCGCTGTAG
- a CDS encoding NUDIX hydrolase, whose protein sequence is MQWTKQNEQTVYENRWFSVNLADVELPDGRHLDHFLIRLRPVAVATVVNDDNEVLLLWRHRFITDSWGWELAAGVVEDGEDVARAAARELEEETGWRPGPLHHLMSVEPSNGLTDAVHHIYWSHDGEYVGHPVDDFESDRREWVALELVPGMVARGEVPAANMAAALMLLHHLRNPKA, encoded by the coding sequence GTGCAGTGGACGAAACAGAACGAGCAAACTGTGTACGAAAACCGCTGGTTCAGCGTCAACCTGGCAGATGTGGAGCTGCCGGACGGCCGGCACCTCGACCACTTCCTCATACGGCTGAGGCCGGTCGCGGTGGCGACGGTCGTGAACGACGACAACGAGGTGCTCCTGCTGTGGCGCCACCGCTTCATCACCGACAGCTGGGGGTGGGAGCTCGCGGCGGGCGTCGTCGAGGACGGCGAGGACGTCGCGCGCGCGGCCGCCAGAGAACTCGAGGAGGAGACCGGCTGGCGGCCGGGGCCGTTGCACCACCTCATGAGCGTGGAGCCGTCGAACGGGCTCACCGACGCCGTCCACCACATCTACTGGTCGCACGACGGCGAGTACGTCGGACACCCGGTCGACGACTTCGAGTCGGACCGCAGGGAATGGGTCGCGCTCGAACTCGTTCCCGGCATGGTCGCCCGGGGGGAGGTCCCCGCCGCCAACATGGCGGCCGCGCTGATGCTGCTGCACCACCTCAGGAACCCCAAGGCCTAG
- a CDS encoding TrmH family RNA methyltransferase — MSSASPELISPRSPRVSAARRLARRNFRGKERLFLAEGPQAVREAAAHRAGGEATLVELFTTVEAAERYADILGEARAAGARVHLAAEQVIEDVSTTVTPQGLVGICRFLDTPFEEILAARPKLVAVLAHVRDPGNAGTVLRCADAAGADAVVLTDASVDLYNPKAVRASVGSLFHLPVATGVPVERAVAGLKDAGVRILAADGAGDDDLDDELDKKTMGGPTAWVFGNEAWGLPEETRDLADAVVRVPIHGKAESLNLATAAAVCLYASARAQRASGGCRSVTVS; from the coding sequence ATGTCCTCCGCCAGCCCCGAGCTGATCTCCCCCCGTTCCCCCCGTGTCTCGGCCGCCCGGCGGCTCGCCCGGCGGAACTTCCGGGGGAAGGAGCGGCTGTTCCTCGCGGAGGGACCGCAGGCCGTGCGGGAGGCGGCCGCGCACCGGGCCGGGGGCGAGGCGACCCTCGTGGAGCTGTTCACCACCGTCGAGGCCGCCGAACGGTACGCCGACATCCTCGGCGAGGCCCGCGCCGCAGGCGCCCGCGTGCACCTCGCCGCCGAACAGGTCATCGAGGACGTCTCCACCACCGTCACCCCGCAAGGGCTGGTCGGGATCTGCCGGTTCCTGGACACGCCCTTCGAGGAGATCCTCGCCGCCCGGCCCAAGCTCGTCGCCGTCCTGGCCCATGTGCGCGACCCCGGCAACGCCGGCACCGTCCTGCGGTGCGCCGACGCCGCGGGCGCCGACGCCGTCGTACTGACCGACGCCTCCGTCGACCTCTACAACCCCAAGGCCGTCCGCGCCTCCGTCGGCTCCCTCTTCCACCTCCCCGTGGCGACCGGGGTCCCCGTCGAGCGGGCCGTGGCCGGGCTGAAGGACGCCGGGGTCCGGATCCTCGCCGCCGACGGCGCCGGGGACGACGACCTCGACGACGAGTTGGACAAGAAGACGATGGGCGGCCCCACGGCCTGGGTGTTCGGCAACGAGGCCTGGGGGCTCCCCGAGGAGACGCGGGACCTCGCGGACGCCGTCGTACGGGTCCCGATCCACGGGAAGGCCGAAAGCCTGAACCTCGCGACCGCCGCCGCCGTATGTCTCTACGCATCGGCCCGTGCACAGCGCGCCTCCGGAGGGTGCCGCTCCGTCACCGTCAGCTAG
- the rpmI gene encoding 50S ribosomal protein L35 translates to MPKNKSHSGASKRFKITGSGKVLRERAGKRHLLEHKSSRVTRRLTGNAEMAPGDAAKIKKLLGK, encoded by the coding sequence ATGCCGAAGAACAAGTCGCACAGCGGTGCCAGCAAGCGCTTCAAGATCACCGGCTCCGGCAAGGTGCTCCGTGAGCGCGCCGGCAAGCGCCACCTGCTCGAGCACAAGTCGTCCCGCGTGACGCGCCGCCTCACCGGCAACGCCGAGATGGCCCCGGGCGACGCCGCGAAGATCAAGAAGCTTCTCGGCAAGTGA